The following proteins are co-located in the Phragmites australis chromosome 10, lpPhrAust1.1, whole genome shotgun sequence genome:
- the LOC133883286 gene encoding protein SMALL AUXIN UP-REGULATED RNA 16-like, translated as MAIKKGGAAAAGLKQILRRCSSLGRRQQQHGYEEHDEEEESLPSDVPRGHFAVYVGERRRRFVVPIALLDRPEFRSLLLRAEEEFGFAGAGAGGILVLPCEEVAFRSLTSALACGGAR; from the coding sequence ATGGCGATCAAGaagggcggcgcggcggcggcggggctgaAGCAGATCCTGAGGCGGTGCTCGAGCCtggggcggcggcagcagcagcacgggTACGAGGAGcacgacgaggaggaagagagccTGCCGTCGGACGTGCCGAGGGGCCACTTCGCGGTGTACGtaggcgagcggcggcggcggttcgtGGTGCCCATCGCGCTGCTGGACCGGCCCGAGTTCCGGTCCCTGCTGCTGCGCGCCGAGGAGGAGTTCGGGTTCGCCGGCGCGGGGGCCGGCGGCATCCTCGTGCTCCCCTGCGAGGAGGTCGCCTTCCGCTCCCTCACCTCCGCCCTCGCCTGCGGCGGCGCCCGGTGA
- the LOC133930899 gene encoding peptide methionine sulfoxide reductase A5-like, with product MAPSAAASAAMVAVIILLVAGASGARLQGRAAPLPRGGAPATAVFALGSFWRSEASFGCLPGVIRTSVGYAGGSKANPEYRNLADHAECVKVEYDPRLIHYKQLLDVFWASHDPREVFGQGPDVGNQYRSIIFANGTIEARLAALSKEREQTKDRSSVITTQIQPLGSFYPAEPEHQKFELKRKPFLLQLIGNLPEEELQTSTLAAKLNAYAAELCPANTQKKISSKIDETAKKGWPILREN from the exons ATggccccctccgccgccgcctccgcggcAATGGTAGCGGTGATCATTCTCCTTGTCGCGGGGGCCTCCGGCGCGCGCCTCCAGGGCCGCGCGGCGCCGCTGCCGCGTGGGGGCGCGCCGGCGACGGCAGTGTTCGCGCTGGGAAGCTTCTGGCGGTCGGAGGCGTCGTTTGGGTGCCTCCCCGGCGTGATCCGCACTTCTGTCGGCTACGCCGGCGGTTCCAAGGCCAACCCCGAGTACCGCAACCTCGCCGACCACGCCGAGTGCGTCAAG GTTGAGTATGATCCCCGGTTGATTCACTACAAGCAGCTTTTGGATGTGTTCTGGGCAAGTCATGATCCTCGGGAGGTGTTTGGGCAAGGACCAGATGTTGGTAATCAGTATAG ATCTATCATCTTCGCTAATGGAACCATTGAGGCCAGATTGGCTGCTCTTAGCAAAGAAAGAGAACAAACTAAGGATCGCAGCAGTGTTATTACCACACAGATCCAACCATTGGGGTCATTTTATCCTGCTGAACCAGAACATCAG AAATTTGAGCTGAAACGCAAGCCATTCCTCCTGCAACTGATTGGGAACCTGCCAGAGGAGGAGCTCCAGACATCGACTCTAGCTGCAAAGTTGAATGCATATGCTGCTGAGCTTTGCCCTGCAAATACCCAAAAGAAAATTAGCTCCAAGATCGATGAGACCGCTAAGAAAGGATGGCCCATCTTAAGGGAAAATTAG